In one window of Chryseobacterium phocaeense DNA:
- a CDS encoding trigger factor, whose amino-acid sequence MKVTAKNHDDVSALLTVTLEKSDYKEKVDKQLINYAKNAQVPGFRKGKVPLSMVKKQYEAGIAFEEINKQVSDALNNYVNENKLRLVGQPVPQPVNELDYNAAQIEVAFEVGYEPEFTIDLSKYEAPHYKVEASDKEITKSIENMQKRFAEQVPQDKITKDSYIALEISQVVEEDAEGEHNHHPKNATITAENKEAFKLVKALKMDGSVKVSKETLAENEELAKELGFSKEEVEHLHHAEVEVKVKDFYSLNLAELNQELFDKVYGEGTIKSEEELKEKVKSELDEYFQQNADVHYVNKVLEQVTEKEEVKLPEEFLVKWLLFSNQNIQSEEHAKEVLNAEKNQLRYQIIEGKLMTDNEIQLDYADVLAQAEQLVRNQLAIYGIHHLGDEEIQKYAVEMLKDQEQVRQISSEVAMAKLKDVILEKGGKKETKISHDEFLEELKK is encoded by the coding sequence ATGAAGGTTACCGCAAAAAACCATGATGATGTAAGTGCATTGCTTACAGTGACATTGGAAAAATCTGACTACAAAGAAAAAGTAGATAAGCAGTTGATTAATTATGCTAAAAATGCGCAAGTTCCTGGTTTCAGAAAAGGGAAAGTGCCTTTGAGTATGGTTAAAAAACAATATGAAGCAGGTATTGCATTCGAAGAAATCAACAAGCAGGTTTCTGACGCATTGAACAACTATGTTAATGAAAACAAATTAAGACTAGTTGGCCAGCCTGTTCCTCAGCCAGTAAACGAATTGGATTATAACGCTGCTCAAATTGAAGTGGCTTTCGAAGTAGGATATGAGCCTGAATTCACTATAGATCTTTCTAAATATGAAGCACCTCACTATAAAGTAGAGGCTTCCGACAAAGAAATTACAAAAAGTATTGAGAACATGCAGAAGCGTTTTGCAGAGCAGGTTCCTCAGGATAAAATCACTAAAGATTCTTACATAGCTTTGGAAATTTCTCAGGTTGTAGAAGAAGATGCTGAAGGAGAACATAACCACCACCCAAAAAATGCTACCATTACTGCTGAAAACAAAGAAGCTTTCAAATTGGTAAAAGCGTTGAAAATGGACGGTTCTGTAAAAGTATCTAAAGAAACTCTTGCAGAGAATGAAGAATTAGCTAAAGAATTAGGATTCTCTAAAGAAGAAGTGGAGCATTTACACCACGCTGAAGTAGAAGTTAAAGTAAAAGATTTCTATTCACTGAACTTAGCTGAGCTTAACCAGGAATTATTCGACAAAGTATACGGAGAAGGGACTATCAAATCTGAAGAAGAGCTTAAAGAAAAAGTAAAATCTGAATTGGATGAGTACTTCCAGCAGAATGCTGACGTTCACTATGTGAATAAAGTATTGGAGCAGGTTACTGAAAAAGAAGAAGTAAAACTTCCTGAAGAATTCCTTGTAAAATGGTTATTATTCTCTAACCAGAATATCCAGTCTGAAGAGCATGCTAAAGAAGTTCTTAATGCAGAGAAAAACCAGTTAAGATACCAGATCATTGAAGGAAAATTAATGACTGATAACGAGATCCAGTTAGACTACGCTGATGTATTGGCTCAGGCTGAGCAGTTGGTAAGAAACCAGTTGGCGATCTACGGAATTCACCACTTAGGAGATGAAGAGATCCAGAAATATGCTGTTGAAATGTTGAAAGATCAGGAGCAGGTAAGACAAATTTCTTCTGAAGTAGCAATGGCTAAACTGAAAGACGTTATCCTTGAAAAAGGTGGAAAAAAAGAAACTAAAATCTCTCACGATGAGTTTTTAGAAGAACTTAAGAAATAA
- a CDS encoding TonB-dependent receptor, which translates to MKLIYSLMLVLCGLTLFNAQKTYTVAGTVQDFHDKTLLENAVVNIGGFTAKTDSKGKFIFSKIPAGNYTLIAKHPDCDDYTENIGVGQDVHLTITLEHHSKDIETVTIHGSHKTKGSVIMRTLDKTEIERNSTENLGNLLSKLSGVTALKTGNNITKPVIRGLYGSRISIVNNGVKMAEQEWGVEHAPNIDVNDFEHIDVIKGASALKYGNEGVGGVVVLEPAVLPKKDTIMGNLKLSGISSGKGGEISANVAKTWENQWFVKTGGSYRKTGDQYVPNHTLQNTGMEFNSFNFVFGKHSFLQGFDISYSGINQEFGIYKGAHLSSPEDFYNAVNFGQPFYLDQFSYDIDNPKQEVEHHIAKLSAYRRFADFGKLTFQYSFQLNRRKEFDIRKGELSELPSMDLRLITHSASLVHLIERTNWSLESGISAAFQDNFPDPATKARRLIPDYYRYDGGAFSVFKYRFNSKFNAEAAVRYDFSRYDAYKYYDSDKWNDNYADIFPQFFVSESGSRTLTRPILDYHNFSANIGLDYKPIQSLEFKLNLSRADRSPNAAELFSDGLHHSAAVMEEGNLSIKKETVYNINLSLAGHFNVLKGLHIEANPYFMISDNFVNQIPTSVLNTNRGVFPVWSYQQIKARIYGLDADAELSILDNLKWRSGFSILRGDDLSNNEPLILMMPAKLRNSIELNLNKPKNFYVTLENENTFKQNHFPIRNLPVTFIKDGVERNEIVDFSSTPAAFTLFNASVGADLFKNLNLNFRINNIFNVEYREYLNRLRYYMYEPGRNFVVTLKYNF; encoded by the coding sequence ATGAAATTGATATATAGTCTGATGTTGGTCCTTTGCGGACTTACATTGTTCAATGCACAAAAAACCTATACTGTAGCAGGAACCGTTCAGGATTTTCACGATAAAACATTGCTGGAAAATGCAGTGGTGAATATCGGCGGATTTACAGCTAAAACAGACAGTAAGGGGAAGTTTATATTCAGCAAAATTCCTGCGGGAAACTATACACTCATTGCTAAACACCCTGATTGTGATGATTATACTGAAAATATAGGAGTCGGTCAGGATGTACATTTAACCATTACCCTGGAGCATCACAGTAAGGATATTGAAACGGTGACCATCCATGGAAGCCATAAAACAAAAGGCTCCGTGATTATGAGAACGCTTGATAAAACTGAAATCGAGAGGAATTCCACTGAGAATTTAGGGAATTTATTATCTAAGCTTTCAGGTGTCACTGCATTGAAAACCGGTAATAATATTACAAAACCGGTAATCCGGGGTTTGTACGGAAGCCGGATTTCTATTGTAAACAATGGGGTGAAAATGGCAGAGCAGGAATGGGGAGTAGAGCATGCCCCAAACATTGATGTGAATGATTTTGAACATATTGATGTTATTAAAGGTGCATCCGCTTTGAAGTATGGGAACGAAGGAGTTGGCGGAGTTGTGGTTTTGGAACCCGCAGTTTTACCAAAGAAAGACACCATTATGGGAAATCTCAAACTTTCTGGGATTTCCAGTGGAAAGGGAGGTGAAATTTCAGCTAACGTTGCTAAAACATGGGAAAACCAATGGTTTGTGAAAACCGGTGGAAGTTACAGAAAAACAGGAGACCAATATGTTCCGAATCATACGTTGCAGAATACCGGAATGGAATTTAATTCTTTTAATTTCGTATTTGGGAAGCATAGTTTTCTCCAGGGTTTTGATATTTCATATAGCGGAATCAATCAGGAATTTGGAATTTATAAAGGAGCGCATCTGTCGAGTCCTGAGGATTTTTACAATGCGGTTAATTTTGGACAGCCTTTTTATCTGGATCAGTTTTCCTATGATATAGACAACCCTAAGCAGGAAGTAGAGCATCATATTGCAAAACTTTCGGCGTACAGAAGATTTGCTGATTTTGGGAAACTGACTTTTCAGTACAGCTTTCAGCTAAACCGACGAAAAGAGTTTGACATCAGAAAAGGAGAGCTTAGCGAGCTGCCTTCAATGGATTTGCGGTTAATTACTCATTCGGCAAGCTTAGTCCATTTAATTGAACGAACAAATTGGAGTCTGGAAAGCGGAATTTCTGCGGCTTTTCAGGATAATTTTCCTGATCCGGCAACCAAGGCCAGACGTTTGATTCCTGATTATTACAGATATGACGGCGGGGCTTTTTCTGTTTTTAAATATCGTTTCAATTCAAAATTCAATGCAGAAGCTGCAGTGCGATATGATTTCAGCAGATATGATGCTTATAAATATTATGATTCTGATAAGTGGAATGATAACTATGCTGACATTTTTCCACAATTTTTTGTGAGTGAATCCGGAAGCAGAACATTAACAAGGCCGATTTTGGACTATCATAATTTTTCTGCTAATATCGGGCTGGATTACAAACCAATACAGAGTCTTGAATTTAAACTGAATTTGTCAAGGGCAGACAGAAGTCCGAATGCGGCAGAGCTTTTTTCGGATGGGCTGCATCATTCGGCGGCTGTGATGGAAGAGGGTAATTTGAGCATCAAAAAAGAAACGGTTTATAATATTAATCTTTCATTGGCCGGTCACTTTAATGTTCTGAAAGGTCTTCATATTGAAGCCAATCCCTATTTTATGATTTCTGATAATTTTGTCAATCAGATTCCGACAAGTGTCTTAAATACAAACAGAGGGGTTTTTCCTGTTTGGTCTTACCAGCAGATTAAAGCAAGAATCTACGGTTTGGATGCCGATGCGGAATTATCGATCCTGGATAATTTAAAATGGAGATCCGGATTCAGTATTTTGAGAGGTGATGATCTTTCGAATAATGAGCCATTAATTCTGATGATGCCTGCAAAGCTGAGAAATTCTATTGAGCTTAATCTGAATAAACCTAAGAATTTCTATGTCACTTTGGAAAACGAAAATACATTTAAACAGAATCATTTTCCTATAAGGAATTTACCGGTAACATTTATTAAAGACGGTGTGGAAAGAAATGAAATCGTGGATTTTAGTTCTACTCCTGCTGCGTTTACATTATTCAATGCTTCGGTTGGAGCAGATTTATTTAAAAATCTGAATTTAAATTTCAGAATCAACAACATTTTTAACGTAGAGTACCGGGAATATCTGAACAGACTCAGGTATTATATGTACGAACCCGGAAGGAATTTCGTCGTTACTCTTAAATACAATTTCTAA
- a CDS encoding ATP-binding cassette domain-containing protein, giving the protein MLSVQGLGLHHSGNYLFQNTNFTIKKDDKVGLVGKNGAGKSTLLKMLSGEINFYEGNIVPEGNITIGFLKQDLDFVKGRTVWNETMQAFEQINAWKTQLEDVNHQLATRTDYESDAYTDLINKMTELNDLLMNHDAYNLEGDMEKILFGLGFKADDFHKITDEFSGGWRMRIELAKLLLQKNDIMLLDEPTNHLDMESIIWLENFLKDYPGAIVLVSHDKQFMTAVCNRTFDINNKKVDDYKANYSKYLIMREERREKLIQAKKNQDSEIKQMEDNINKFRASATKASFAQSLIKKLDKIERIEVDNEDVSKFNIRFVQSMVPGKVIFEAEHLGKAYGNKQIFDKVDFIVQRGDRIALLGQNGQGKTTLAKILAGDIKDYSGTWNLGHNVNIGYFAQNQEEVLTPNKTVLEEAEDAATEETRPRVRDLLGSFLFQGDAVTKKTKVLSGGERNRLALCKLLLRPFNTLIMDEPTNHLDIQSKEIIKLALQNFEGTLIVISHDREFLDGLCDKIYEFRDGRMKEFLGSVGEYLEYRQKETLREISAEKAKLHKDDVKVEAKPAPKEVKVEEKSSTIVSKEQKNIQNKLKKVEERISELEAEVETMEASFAKENPSEETLEKYNKAKEDLDLALQEWEHLGTQLD; this is encoded by the coding sequence ATGCTTTCGGTTCAAGGTTTAGGATTACATCATTCAGGAAACTATCTGTTTCAAAATACAAATTTCACCATTAAAAAGGATGATAAGGTAGGACTCGTGGGGAAAAACGGAGCAGGAAAATCTACTTTACTGAAGATGCTTTCCGGCGAAATTAATTTCTATGAAGGGAATATTGTCCCTGAAGGAAATATCACCATTGGTTTTCTGAAGCAGGACCTGGATTTTGTGAAAGGAAGAACGGTGTGGAATGAAACCATGCAGGCCTTTGAGCAGATTAATGCATGGAAAACACAGCTGGAAGATGTTAACCATCAGCTGGCGACAAGAACCGATTATGAAAGTGATGCGTATACGGATCTTATCAATAAGATGACGGAGCTGAATGATCTTCTGATGAACCATGACGCCTATAATCTTGAGGGCGATATGGAGAAAATCTTATTTGGATTAGGTTTTAAAGCAGATGATTTTCATAAAATTACCGATGAATTTTCCGGAGGTTGGAGAATGAGAATCGAGCTGGCCAAACTGCTGCTTCAAAAGAATGACATCATGCTTCTCGATGAGCCTACCAACCACCTGGATATGGAATCCATCATCTGGCTGGAAAACTTCCTGAAAGATTATCCCGGGGCCATTGTTCTGGTAAGCCACGACAAACAGTTTATGACGGCGGTTTGTAACAGGACCTTCGATATCAATAATAAAAAAGTAGACGACTATAAAGCCAACTATTCCAAATATCTTATCATGCGTGAGGAGCGCCGTGAGAAACTGATCCAGGCGAAAAAGAATCAGGACTCAGAGATCAAGCAGATGGAAGACAATATTAATAAGTTCCGTGCCAGTGCTACAAAAGCATCGTTCGCACAGTCGCTTATTAAAAAGCTGGATAAGATAGAGCGTATTGAAGTGGATAATGAAGACGTTTCAAAATTCAATATCCGTTTCGTACAGTCTATGGTGCCCGGAAAAGTAATTTTTGAAGCGGAACATTTAGGAAAAGCATACGGAAATAAACAGATCTTTGATAAGGTAGATTTTATTGTTCAGAGAGGAGACCGTATTGCGCTACTGGGGCAGAACGGACAGGGAAAAACCACGCTGGCGAAAATTCTTGCCGGTGACATTAAAGATTATTCCGGAACCTGGAACCTTGGGCACAACGTAAACATCGGATACTTTGCACAGAACCAGGAAGAGGTACTGACTCCAAACAAAACGGTTCTGGAGGAAGCTGAAGATGCGGCTACGGAAGAAACCAGACCGAGGGTAAGAGATCTTTTAGGATCATTCCTTTTCCAGGGAGATGCTGTAACCAAGAAAACCAAAGTGCTTTCCGGGGGAGAAAGAAACCGTCTGGCACTGTGTAAACTGCTGCTTCGTCCTTTCAATACCCTGATTATGGATGAGCCTACCAACCACCTTGATATTCAGTCTAAGGAAATTATCAAGCTGGCTTTGCAGAATTTTGAAGGAACATTAATTGTGATTTCTCACGACAGGGAATTCCTGGACGGACTTTGTGATAAGATCTATGAATTCCGTGACGGAAGGATGAAAGAATTCCTCGGAAGTGTGGGAGAATATCTTGAATACAGACAAAAGGAAACTTTAAGAGAAATTTCTGCCGAAAAAGCAAAACTTCATAAAGATGATGTGAAAGTTGAGGCAAAACCGGCACCGAAAGAAGTGAAAGTTGAAGAAAAATCCTCAACGATTGTCAGCAAAGAGCAGAAAAACATTCAAAATAAGTTAAAGAAGGTAGAAGAGAGGATTTCTGAGCTTGAGGCAGAAGTTGAAACAATGGAAGCCTCATTTGCAAAAGAAAACCCTTCTGAAGAAACGTTGGAAAAATATAACAAAGCGAAAGAAGATCTGGATCTTGCCTTGCAGGAATGGGAGCATTTGGGAACTCAGCTTGATTAA